Proteins from a genomic interval of Zingiber officinale cultivar Zhangliang chromosome 2A, Zo_v1.1, whole genome shotgun sequence:
- the LOC122040669 gene encoding SAC3 family protein A-like isoform X6, which translates to MERRFQAAWCIFFSAATPYNVNKTWEVVPPAMQTPPVNQQSYFNNLLKPTPLPNENQDNQPKVIYSQAPHIQHSSSNHVPEIFQTPQQTTPTTEVRQFSKVQIPTNPRIAPNVGASLLKTQKESSGTNAPTRPAYVSVSMPKPSDKSSAEDHGKTKGTFPPSLCAYVDRSFARCKDDSQRSANENILKQVIAKATADGTLFTKEWDIEPLFTLPVEQSDQQSGSPWPITKRSPSRRRSRWEPVADENLNDKLTSVDDNATKNISLGQVEAAEKVAVKNSGSKSVNGSVGYKFLPSQQQSILPKFSQRAMKKPRFSHTLSATENVDHSSDSDKEQNLTKYYASAIALADSPEEKKRRENRVKRFEKGHGNQSDLKISRSKIAAGTGTYTSRTSGLLKPTSYENGQSKAVEDIDWDSLTVKGTCQEIEKRYLRLTSAPEPSTVRPEEILEKALHMVQTSQKSYLYRCDQLKSIRQDLTVQRIQNTLTVKVYETHARLALEAGDLPEYNQCQSQLKRLYAEGIKGCYMEFSAYNLLSIILHSNNKRELLSSMARLSADAKSDKAVKHALSVHSAVSSGNYILFFRLYKEAPNLNTFFMNIYMEKMRFEAMKCMCKSYRPVVPVSYITRALGFSKSTQGEEIEDASIDGYEECEEWLRAHGAVITSSNAELQLDTKASASTLYMPEVEDAAAHGDANLAVDNFLTRTL; encoded by the exons CTGCTACACCATATAACGTGAACAAAACTTGGGAAGTTGTTCCTCCTGCGATGCAGACTCCCCCAGTTAATCAACAATCATACTTTAACAATCTATTGAAACCAACTCCTCTTCCAAATGAGAACCAAGATAATCAACCAAAGGTTATTTATTCACAAGCTCCCCACATTCAACATTCTAGTTCTAATCATGTTCCAGAGATATTTCAGACACCACAACAAACAACCCCAACTACAGAGGTCCGCCAGTTTTCTAAAGTGCAGATACCTACAAATCCTAGGATTGCTCCAAATGTGGGAGCTAGTTTGCTGAAGACACAAAAGGAGAGTTCTGGTACCAATGCACCAACTAGACCAGCTTATGTTAGTGTCTCAATGCCAAAGCCCAGTGataaatcttcagcagaagaccATGGGAAGACCAAG GGAACCTTCCCGCCATCATTATGTGCTTACGTGGATAGGTCTTTTGCTCGTTGCAAGGATGATTCTCAAAGGTCTGCTAATGAAAACATATTGAAGCAG GTGATTGCCAAAGCAACTGCCGATGGAACACTGTTTACTAAAGAATGGGATATTGAACCACTTTTCACGTTGCCAGTTGAGCAAAG TGATCAGCAGAGTGGCTCTCCATGGCCTATCACTAAACGGAGCCCTAGCAGGAGAAGAAGTCGATGGGAACCAGTTGCAGATGAGAACTTGAATGATAAACTCACATCTGTTGATGATAATGCAACAAAAAATATCAGCTTGGGACAAGTTGAAGCAGCTGAAAAG GTTGCTGTCAAAAACTCTGGAAGCAAGTCAGTTAATGGTTCTGTTGGCTACAAGTTTCTTCCCTCTCAACAGCAATCTATTTTACCTAAATTTTCTCAGCGGGCTATGAAGAAGCCACGCTTTTCTCACACTTTGAGTGCAACTGAAAATGTTGATCATTCAAGTGATAGTGACAAAGAGCAAAACCTGACAAAGTATTATGCTAGTGCAATTGCTCTAGCTGATTCaccggaggaaaagaaaaggCGTGAAAACCGGGTTAAACGCTTTGAAAAAGGACATGGAAACCAATCTGACTTGAAAATTTCCAGGTCTAAAATTGCTGCTGGAACTGGGACATACACAAGTAGAACCAGTGGTTTGTTAAAACCTACAAGTTATGAAAATGGTCAAAGCAAGGCCGTGGAGGACATTGACTGGGATTCTCTCACAGTCAAGGGGACTTGCCAGGAAATTGAGAAACGCTATCTTCGTCTTACATCTGCACCTGAACCTTCCACT GTAAGGCCAGAAGAAATATTGGAAAAAGCTCTACATATGGTTCAGACATCTCAAAAGAGTTATCTTTACAGATGTGATCAGCTAAAATCCATTCGCCAAGATCTCACTGTACAAAGAATTCAAAATACACTTACTGTCAAG GTGTATGAAACTCATGCTAGGTTGGCTCTGGAAGCTGGTGATTTGCCTGAGTACAATCAG TGCCAATCACAGTTGAAGAGGCTCTATGCTGAAGGTATCAAGGGATGTTATATGGAATTTTCTGCTTACAATTTGCTGTCAATTATCTTGCACTCCAATAACAAAAGAGAGTTATTATCATCAATGGCAAG GCTATCAGCTGATGCAAAAAGTGATAAAGCTGTGAAACATGCTCTCTCAGTTCACTCTGCTGTTTCATCTGGGAATTATATCCTCTTTTTCAGACTCTACAAAGAAGCACCCAACTTAAACACTTTCTTCATGA ATATCTACATGGAGAAGATGAGATTTGAGGCGATGAAATGCATGTGCAAGTCATATCGCCCAGTTGTCCCTGTTTCATATATTACTCGAGCCTTGGGCTTCTCAAAATCGACTCAAGGAGAAGAAATTGAGGATGCAAGCATCGATGGATATGAAGAGTGTGAGGAATGGTTAAGGGCACATGGAGCAGTTATCACTTCTAGTAATGCAGAGTTGCAGCTGGACACAAAG GCTTCTGCATCCACACTTTATATGCCAGAAGTAGAGGATGCTGCTGCTCATGGAGATGCAAATCTTGCGGTTGATAATTTTCTTACTAGGACATTGTGA
- the LOC122040671 gene encoding mitochondrial outer membrane protein porin 6-like, with amino-acid sequence MAVGPAPFSEIGKRAKDLLTKDYNFDHKFVFSSSNDSGLGLTATGIKVNEQFLGDISTQYRSGKTLVDVKVDTNSNISTTISVDELLAGAKTKLSFKLPDQKSGKLDVQYFHRLVAFNSSIGLTPTPLLEFAAAIGSRELSVGAEIGFDSASASLTKYNAGIGFNKHDFSAALILTDKGETLKASYIHVLNPVNGVAVAAEMVRKFNTYENSFAIGSSHNLDPLTTIKTCFNNSGKSAVLCQHQWRPKSFITVSAEFDPKAASAPSRFGLALALKP; translated from the exons ATGGCAGTTGGTCCAGCACCGTTCTCTGAGATCGGGAAGAGAGCAAAAG ATCTTTTGACCAAGGATTACAACTTTGATCATAAATTTGTTTTTTCCTCATCAAATGATTCTGGTCTG GGCCTTACAGCTACTGGCATTAAAGTGAATGAACAATTTCTTGGTGATATAAGTACTCAGTACAGAAGTGGTAAAACGCTTGTTGATGTCAAAGTTGATACCAATTCCAAT ATCTCAACAACAATTTCTGTAGATGAATTGTTAGCTGGTGCCAAGACTAAGTTAAGCTTCAAGCTACCTGATCAGAAGTCTGGCAAG CTGGATGTCCAGTACTTTCATCGCCTAGTTGCTTTTAATTCTAGCATTGGCTTGACACCAACCCCATTGCTGGAGTTTGCTGCAGCAATTGGCAGCAGGGAACTTAGTGTTGGAGCTGAGATTGGGTTTGATAGTGCGTCTGCTTCTTTAACCAAATACAATGCCGGGATAGGCTTTAACAAGCATGATTTTTCTGCTGCTCTTATATT AACTGACAAGGGAGAGACCTTGAAAGCCTCCTATATTCATGTGCTCAATCCAGTCAATGGTGTTGCAGTGGCTGCTGAAATGGTTCGTAAGTTCAACACATATGAGAACAGCTTTGCCATCGGAAGCTCGCACAATCTCGATCCATTGACTACGATAAAGACTTGCTTTAACAACAGCGGAAAATCTGCAGTGCTGTGTCAGCACCAGTGGAGGCCAAAATCTTTCATAACGGTTTCCGCTGAGTTTGATCCGAAGGCAGCAAGTGCACCTTCCAGGTTTGGTCTGGCTCTAGCCCTCAAGCCTTGA